DNA from Bacteroidia bacterium:
TAATGACCAATTTTTGGCAAATTTAATCAGTACCTATCCGGTATTAGATAATTTGCAGGCAGTTGAAAAGAAGCAGTTTTTTCAATTTTTACCAACAACTACACTTGTCCCGAGTATTTCGAGTATTAGCACACTGGTTCAAATTGCCCAGAGCTTGCATACACAGGTATCTCTTTCTAATAAAAAACATCCATGAACTTAATAGACTATTTCATGCAGCATTTTCCGGATGTTCAGTTAATTTCGCCTGAAACTCCGTTACCACATTCCCAAACCACATTTCTGGTTCCAGCAAATCAGTTAATTTCAGTTTGCAGTTTTTTACACACAGAAAAGACAACTTCATTTGAAGTGTTAAGTTGCTTAACTGCTGTGGATTATCCGGATTTTATAGAAACTGTTTATCATCTGCAATCAATTTCTCATGGAACTTTTTGGGTTTTAAAAACAAGGGCTACTAAAGGTTGTAATTCGGAAAAGTTGCCGAGTATCCCCAGTGTAACTTCGATTTGGGCTGCTGCAAATTGGTATGAGCGGGAAGCCTATGATTTATTGGGCGTTTATTTTGAGAATCATCCGAATTTAGAGCGTATCTTGATGCCAAAAGATTGGGAGGGTTTCCCGCTACGCAAAGATTACAACAATATAACTGATTATCATAAAATTCCAACGGCCTTATAGTTTAATAAGGCCGTTGGAATTTTAGTAGGTTTTGTTTTTTTAGGTTTTACTTGATGCCATCATAAATTACTTCGATGGCTTCTTGGTCTGGTGTGCCATAGGTTTCCGAAACAAAGGCGTAGATTTCATCTAAGGTTTCTTTTTTAGATTTTCCGGCATTTGCATTTTTAATCATTTTGATTTGTTGCGCTAATTCTTCTGGAATAGGAAAGCTAAATTGAACGACTGATATTGGGTCAGAAACTTCTTTGTGGAAGTAAAATAAGGTTAGAGGGCCGGTTATGTCTGATTCTGCAATCGGCTTACCATCAACAGAAAAGAGGTTTTGTTTTTCTACAAAAAACTTGTCGTTTTGAAACTCTAACTGCTTATTAACATCTTCACCCTTGTATTTGTAGCGGATGTAAAAGAAGTGGTCATTATCAAGTGGAAAGGTGCTTGCATTTACACTTATGGCAAGTTTTCCGGTAACAACAACAGGTGTTTTTCCTTCATCAAAATACTTTTTGAGGTCTAATGAGTTGTTAATCAGTCCTTTTCGGGTGCTTAGTTTACTACTGGCTGGAGAAATACTGGATTTTACGTATGCTACAATTTCGCTATTGGCATTTGCGGCTGGGCCGCTTTTCATTACAAAACGCCCTTTTTGTGGGCTAATTACCGCAGCCATTGCATCACCTCTGAATACTAATTGATCTTCAGAGCTAATCATATCTCCGGGTTTAAGGATTTTTCCAGATGCTTTCACCATGATAGTTCCTTTGACGTGCAAAACTTGATAAGAATCACCACCGGCAAAGACTGAAACAGAAAAGAAAAACAGGCTAAGTATTAAAAGCAATTTTTTCATATAAAATATTTTATTTTATCGGATGTAACAATAATAGTACCAAAATTTAGCGCAAGTTAAGTGTTTTTTAAATACATCTGGCATATATTTGAGTAAAATATTTAAAAATATTTTTATCTCAAATATATGCCAGCGATTTATGCTAAATAATTTGGTTTATTAGAATTACTGTTTGATTATTTTTCGGGTAATTTGGGTTTTTCCGGCAGTCATTTTGAATAGATAAACGCCATTTGGCAGGTTTTCGGCAATGACTTCAGCATAATTAACACCGGCAGGTATCTTCCCGTAGTTTTCAGCATAAATTACTTTTCCTGCTAAATCTAATATTTCAATGGAAACAGGCTGAACTACATCTAAAGAATATTGAATCACGAATTTTTTGGTAAATGGATTTGGCCAAGTACCTACCACAATAAGTTCCGGTGAGTCTGCGTCAAGACCTGTTGGAACAATACAGGTGGGAGCTAATGGCGGATTTACAAACTGAGCGGTAGAAGCTGCGTTTGCTTTTTTCAGAAATCGGGTGTTATTATCTACATACCAGCCTTCTGCAAAAGTTTCCCCTTCGTCTGGGGTGTTAATGGTATTTACGAAGTAAAAATCTCCTTGAACTTTGCTGGGTGTAATGTCTAATAAAACGTACCCTTTTTTGGTTAGTTCAGTAAATTTCATGTGCTGATTTTGTGTTTTGATGATGGCTGTGCTTCCGGGTATTGGGCTTCCGGGTGATGTTACGCTGGTAGTTACAAATTCAACGCCTGCGGAACCGGCTCCGGTAGAGGAGTTATAGCTTCTTGCCGGTAAATCGCCAGCCCAAGCCGTGTGAATATCTCCAGTTAAAACAACGATATTTTTGATGTTATTATCTAAGATGTCATTCCAAAGTTTTTGTCTTTGAAACGGATAGCCGTCCCATTGGTCTAAATTTACGGCTGTGCCAAATACCCGCAGTGGCATCATCATCACTTGCTGTCCCAGAATATTCCATGTTTTGGTAGAAGACTTCATGTTCGTCATTAGCCAATCGTATTGAGTTTGGGATATAATTTTTCGGGTTGTATCATTAAGTTCTGGGGCACCAAGAGCTACCTGCTTATCACGTCCTTCTGAGCGGGTATCCATCATATAGAGATTGATTAAATCTCCGTATTCTATTTTTCGGTAGATAATAGCTGGGTCATTTGAATTTGGGAGGCGTAAGGGTAGCCATTCGTCATAGGCTTTATTGGCACCGGCTTTACGAACGTACCAATCGCCTTCTGTGGAATCGTGGTTTTGTGCGCCATCTCGGTATGCATCATTGGCTTTTTCGTGGTCATCCCAAACAGTAATAAAAGGAAATTGTTGGTGAAGCGCACTTAATTCAGGGTCTAAATGATAATGAGAGTAACGTGTGCGGTAATCATCTAAGGTAATGATTTCATGTTCAGGTTGTGTTTTTTCACGTCCTTGTAAGTTGGAACTCATTCCGCCGGTTCCATATTCGTAGATATAATCTCCCAGGTGCAAAACGGCATCAATATCATTGCGTTGTAATATCTTACGATAAACATTAAAGAATCCGCTTTCATAATTTGCACAAGAAACAACGGCAAAACGTGCGTTATTAATTCCTCCAACGGGGGCTGTTTTGGTACGGCCAATTAGGGATTTTTTAGCATCAGATTCAAACCGATAGTAGTAGAAAGTTCCTGCTTGCAGGCCGGTTATATCTACTTTTACGGTATAATCACGGTCTGGTTTGGCTTGATAGCTTCCGGAAGATACTACGGTTGCAAAGGTTGTATCGGTAGCTACTTTGTAGGTTACTAAGATACTGTCAGGTGTTCCGTTGGTAGGAGTAACGCGCGTCCATATCATCACGCTACTGGAGGTAGGGTCGCCTGATGCAACACCGTGATAAAATGGCTCTAAGCAAGAGTTTATCTGGAGTCTTGGAACTCCGGTAGGAGTTGCAGACTGCCCAAAGGCTGAAAATCCCAGCAATATCCAGCAAAATATTACTGCGGATTGGTTTAAAATTGACCTCATAATGGTTGTATTTTTTTCTTTTGCGCAAATTTAAATTTTATCAAACAAAAAAACATCTTTATAAGTTAAAGAAGCAATATTTTTAAGGTTTTGGGGCTAATGCAGCTTGCAGAATTTGTTCAGCATGATTTTCTGTCTGCACTTTGGGGAAAACATGCTGAATTATACCTTGTTCATCAATAAGGTACGTAACTCTATGAGTGCCCATATACTTTTTGCCATAGTTGTTTTTCTCACCCCACACATGATATAGCTGCACTATTGCTTGGTCGCTATCCGTAATTAAGGGAAATGGCAAGTTGTATTTGGTGATAAATTTTTGATGCGAATCAGCCGAATCTATACTTACGCCGATAACTTGAATATTATTTTTCAATAATGCTGTGTAATTATCTCTTAGGTTGCAGGCTTGTTTGGTGCAGCCGGGGGTGTCATCTTTTGGGTAAAAATAGAGAGCTATCTTTTGCCCCAAAAATTGAGAAAGTTTTAAATCCTGCCCTGTTTGTGTTTTGGCTTGAAAATCAGGAGCTTTAAATCCGGGTTGTAATAACGATAAAGACATATTTAGTGAAAAAATAGTTGCTTGTGGTTCAGTAATTGGTAAGAAGGAATGACTTTACAAACTAAATTAGAGATAACAATTTTTATCAAAATTAATTCCTTGATAGTTCTAAATCGGGATTACTTTAGTATAAAGTTAATTTTTGGATGAAAATTCCTCACTTTGTGGGGTAGTTGAACAAAGTTTATGTAGATTTGCCGCGATTAGTAAAGAAATGGGACACGGTTCAGTAGCATATCCAATATTTGACGATGCGGGGCATTATGAGTTTACTGAAGAAGAACTTAAGCAAATAGCCTTCCATAAATCTAAATATCCTTCTACAAGGTCAGCAGTAATGCCTGCTTTGTGGATAGCACAAGAAAAATATGGCTGGCTTTCGATGGGTGTAATTAAGTTAGTAGCAGATACTTTGGAACTTCCTTTTGCGCAAGTTTACGGTGTAGCTTCTTTTTACACAATGTATTTAAAGCAAGAAGTAGGTAGTTTTTTATTAGAGATTTGCACTTGTTTTACCTGCGGAGAATGTGGCGGGGATACGTTATATGAATACGCAAAACGAGTATTACAGTTAGATGAAAACGGGCGTTCGGCAGACAAAATGTTTACCATACGGGAAGCCGAATGCTTAGGAGCCTGTGATACTGCACCGGTTTGCCAAGTTCACAATCGCAGGATTACGCATAGTATGACACCAGAATCTTTTGACACCTTGGTAGCGGAGTTACGTCAGGGAAAATATCCTGATTACAAGGCCGTGCCTCTACCAGACCAAAAGAATTTATTCTGATAAAACTATGCCGGAAGTAGCCTGCTTGTACCTACAAGATGGTACTCTTTGGCGCGGACGCTCGGTTGGGTTATCCGGTACCAAATGGGGCGAGTTGTGCTTTAATACCGGAATGACCGGTTATCAAGAAATATTTACAGACCCGTCTTATGCCGGTCAGATTGTGTTGTGCACACACCCACACATCGGAAATTATGGAACCTGTGATGCAGAGCAAGAAAGTAGCAAGATTCAGATAAATGGATTAATCTGCCGGTCTTTCTCCCATAATTTCTCCCGAATTGATGCGCAAAAATCTCTATTTCAATATTTTAAAGATCAAAAAATTATTGCTATTGATGAAATAGACACACGTTCATTGGTTCGGCATATCCGAAATCAAGGCGCGATGAATGCTGTTATAAGCACAGAAACCGATAATGTGTCAGAATTAGCAGCATATTTATCCCAATGCCCGGCTATGGACGGGTTAGAATTATCTTCCGCCGTAACCACCTCTTGCCCTTACACTGTGGGGGACGAAACGGCTCCCTATCATGTGGCTGCATTAGATTTTGGGATTAAACGCAGCATCTTAACAATGCTAAATATGTATGGCTGCCGCGTAACTGTTTTCCCTGCCAATGTTTCTATATCAGAACTTTTAATCTATCAATTTGACGGTTATTTTTTATCCAATGGACCTGGAGACCCTGCCGCTATGAATTATGCGTTAAAAACAGTTCAAGAACTGACCAAACAAGATAAACCGATTTTTGGGATTTGTATGGGGCATCAACTGCTTGGGTTGAGTTTTGGGCTACAAACCTATAAAATGTTTAACGGACACCGTGGATTAAATCATCCGGTAAAAAATTTACAAACCGGCTTGTCTGAAATAACTTCCCAAAATCACGGCTTTGCAATCTCGATGGATTCTCTTAAAAAATCCGCAGAAGTGTCGCTAAGTCATATCAACCTAAACGATAATACGGTTGAGGGAATTATCATTCGAGATAAACCTTTTTTTTCTGTACAATATCATCCTGAATCTTCTCCCGGCCCACATGATAGCCATTATTTATTCCAAAAATTTGTTCAATTAATGGCTAACTAAGACTGTTTATGAGCAGCAACAACCCTAAATCGGTAGTTTTGCTAAATAGAGAGTTTGCTACAGCCTCATCTATTACGCAAACCTTAGATAACCGAGCTTTTCGATTTGGGGACGGCGTTTTTGAAAGCATTCGGGTCATTCAAGGAAGACCATTATTTGTTTCACATCACTATAAGCGTTTGACAAATGGGCTTAGAATACTGGGCATAGAACTTCCGGATTGGTTTAATGAGAGTCTGTTTATCAGTCAATTAGAACAATTATGTTATCATAACAAAGTTTTTTTTGGGGGGAAAATTCGGTATCAAGTGTATCGGTCTGGCTCTGGTGTGTACGCTCCGATGCAAGATGAAGCTACCTTTTATGCCGATATTGCTCCTTTTGACTTAGAAACCTATGACCTCAATGCTATTCAGAAATTAGCTGTTTATGAGGGAATTAAGTTACATTTTTCGGCTATCTCTACTATCAAAACCTGCAATAGCTTACCGTATATTTTAGCTACTAAATATGCTCGCCAGCAAGGCTATCATAATGCATTGTTAATGAGCCATTCCGGTAATTTAGCAGAAGCAAGTAATGCAAATTTGTTTGTAGTTCAAGGAGGAAATTTATTTACTCCGCCGGCCTCTGAAGGAGTCTTGCTTGGTGTTATGCGCCAGCAAATACTCACTATCGCAAATGCCTTAGGCATACCTACACATGAAACCCCCATTTCTCTAAATATGGTTAATCACGCGCAAGAAGTATTTACTACAAACGTAATTACAGGCCTGCAACCTATCCGGTTTATCAAAGGCTTAGAAACAACTTTCTCTGTAAATGGGGAAATCTTGACAAGGCTATTTCAGGCTTTGTTAGGGCAAATTCAATAAGATAGTAGTATCACACCCCTCCATAAGAATTACGTTAAACATAGTTCACAGCTAACTTCATGTTGTTAATATCGTTTATTAGCAATTAGGGGCGCAAGTTGCGCCCCTAATTGCTTTTTTTAACGTTGAATGATTAT
Protein-coding regions in this window:
- a CDS encoding NADH-quinone oxidoreductase subunit C; this encodes MQHFPDVQLISPETPLPHSQTTFLVPANQLISVCSFLHTEKTTSFEVLSCLTAVDYPDFIETVYHLQSISHGTFWVLKTRATKGCNSEKLPSIPSVTSIWAAANWYEREAYDLLGVYFENHPNLERILMPKDWEGFPLRKDYNNITDYHKIPTAL
- a CDS encoding alkaline phosphatase D family protein, with the protein product MRSILNQSAVIFCWILLGFSAFGQSATPTGVPRLQINSCLEPFYHGVASGDPTSSSVMIWTRVTPTNGTPDSILVTYKVATDTTFATVVSSGSYQAKPDRDYTVKVDITGLQAGTFYYYRFESDAKKSLIGRTKTAPVGGINNARFAVVSCANYESGFFNVYRKILQRNDIDAVLHLGDYIYEYGTGGMSSNLQGREKTQPEHEIITLDDYRTRYSHYHLDPELSALHQQFPFITVWDDHEKANDAYRDGAQNHDSTEGDWYVRKAGANKAYDEWLPLRLPNSNDPAIIYRKIEYGDLINLYMMDTRSEGRDKQVALGAPELNDTTRKIISQTQYDWLMTNMKSSTKTWNILGQQVMMMPLRVFGTAVNLDQWDGYPFQRQKLWNDILDNNIKNIVVLTGDIHTAWAGDLPARSYNSSTGAGSAGVEFVTTSVTSPGSPIPGSTAIIKTQNQHMKFTELTKKGYVLLDITPSKVQGDFYFVNTINTPDEGETFAEGWYVDNNTRFLKKANAASTAQFVNPPLAPTCIVPTGLDADSPELIVVGTWPNPFTKKFVIQYSLDVVQPVSIEILDLAGKVIYAENYGKIPAGVNYAEVIAENLPNGVYLFKMTAGKTQITRKIIKQ
- the bcp gene encoding thioredoxin-dependent thiol peroxidase, encoding MSLSLLQPGFKAPDFQAKTQTGQDLKLSQFLGQKIALYFYPKDDTPGCTKQACNLRDNYTALLKNNIQVIGVSIDSADSHQKFITKYNLPFPLITDSDQAIVQLYHVWGEKNNYGKKYMGTHRVTYLIDEQGIIQHVFPKVQTENHAEQILQAALAPKP
- a CDS encoding NAD(P)H-dependent oxidoreductase subunit E; its protein translation is MGHGSVAYPIFDDAGHYEFTEEELKQIAFHKSKYPSTRSAVMPALWIAQEKYGWLSMGVIKLVADTLELPFAQVYGVASFYTMYLKQEVGSFLLEICTCFTCGECGGDTLYEYAKRVLQLDENGRSADKMFTIREAECLGACDTAPVCQVHNRRITHSMTPESFDTLVAELRQGKYPDYKAVPLPDQKNLF
- the carA gene encoding glutamine-hydrolyzing carbamoyl-phosphate synthase small subunit — protein: MPEVACLYLQDGTLWRGRSVGLSGTKWGELCFNTGMTGYQEIFTDPSYAGQIVLCTHPHIGNYGTCDAEQESSKIQINGLICRSFSHNFSRIDAQKSLFQYFKDQKIIAIDEIDTRSLVRHIRNQGAMNAVISTETDNVSELAAYLSQCPAMDGLELSSAVTTSCPYTVGDETAPYHVAALDFGIKRSILTMLNMYGCRVTVFPANVSISELLIYQFDGYFLSNGPGDPAAMNYALKTVQELTKQDKPIFGICMGHQLLGLSFGLQTYKMFNGHRGLNHPVKNLQTGLSEITSQNHGFAISMDSLKKSAEVSLSHINLNDNTVEGIIIRDKPFFSVQYHPESSPGPHDSHYLFQKFVQLMAN
- a CDS encoding aminotransferase class IV — encoded protein: MSSNNPKSVVLLNREFATASSITQTLDNRAFRFGDGVFESIRVIQGRPLFVSHHYKRLTNGLRILGIELPDWFNESLFISQLEQLCYHNKVFFGGKIRYQVYRSGSGVYAPMQDEATFYADIAPFDLETYDLNAIQKLAVYEGIKLHFSAISTIKTCNSLPYILATKYARQQGYHNALLMSHSGNLAEASNANLFVVQGGNLFTPPASEGVLLGVMRQQILTIANALGIPTHETPISLNMVNHAQEVFTTNVITGLQPIRFIKGLETTFSVNGEILTRLFQALLGQIQ